Proteins encoded within one genomic window of Phototrophicus methaneseepsis:
- a CDS encoding glycosyltransferase family 39 protein, whose amino-acid sequence MSATHLRRLAFFGFWIILLWFVFAVGIDGADADALWYDEIRSVAVVGGAHFGPYNPVDIIDKGIINGSLTQLPAYYFTLWVWGFLVGWSELAMRSLTLFFSLLALAWTYRLGRDLHSERAGLMAALILGISSFFLYYTHELRTFTLVVVATSFTLWCYHQLMQRAKPSRWWQVGLFFGLFTLLHTHYFAMPVAGALGLYHVIFQRRHWWRPVVPTLVAGGIALLWLPIFFVGYNHIEGDVELHGRAIGFLESIAEVLHYFGNGVPLLLIALLALVTIFGWRVKALRFMVWMAIVSMLLMAALNEVTHVLTTSRIRYLIGMWPLLAIWLAVGLAHLSTIQYGKRISSGLLAVWLVVAVYANLQPTFLSGLNPDPYPRWRTITNAIEDSTQPNDVFVFHAGALADEAWYPMDYATAGLGIPSFISLALYDDTSPENQAWAWEQVDTAQRIWYGVDTGVDAANWRNDFEAILNTDFVYCGLFAQDERLQLWLYARSAAHCPGGGAVATFGEGIALAGVDVAQTPQTLRVSLGFDVAQDVPLHTYSAAVQLIGADGQPAAQADAGLPPGHYATVTLNVPLDQVQAGDYDMVLIIYNWQTLERLGAAFIDEASSGDSLLLDTVTIASDDE is encoded by the coding sequence ATGTCAGCAACCCATTTAAGACGTCTGGCGTTCTTCGGGTTCTGGATTATCCTGTTGTGGTTTGTCTTTGCAGTGGGCATAGATGGCGCAGATGCCGATGCGCTCTGGTACGACGAAATCCGTTCCGTCGCGGTGGTCGGTGGCGCGCACTTCGGTCCTTATAACCCGGTCGACATCATCGACAAGGGCATTATCAACGGATCATTGACGCAGCTCCCCGCTTATTACTTCACATTGTGGGTGTGGGGCTTCCTGGTGGGCTGGTCGGAGTTGGCGATGCGGTCGCTGACGCTCTTCTTCAGCTTACTAGCCCTGGCCTGGACGTATCGCCTGGGCCGCGATCTGCATTCTGAGCGCGCCGGGCTTATGGCCGCCCTGATCCTGGGCATATCGTCCTTCTTCCTCTACTACACACACGAATTACGCACATTCACGCTGGTGGTGGTGGCAACATCGTTCACCCTCTGGTGCTATCATCAGTTGATGCAGCGCGCCAAACCCTCTCGATGGTGGCAGGTCGGGTTATTCTTCGGCCTATTCACTCTGCTGCATACGCATTACTTCGCTATGCCAGTGGCCGGGGCGCTCGGCCTGTATCATGTGATCTTCCAGCGGCGTCACTGGTGGCGTCCCGTCGTGCCGACCCTGGTCGCGGGTGGCATTGCCCTGTTGTGGCTGCCGATCTTCTTCGTCGGTTACAACCACATCGAAGGCGATGTCGAACTGCATGGGCGCGCGATTGGCTTCTTAGAGAGCATCGCAGAGGTGTTGCATTACTTCGGTAATGGGGTGCCCCTGCTGTTGATTGCCCTGCTTGCCCTGGTGACAATCTTCGGTTGGCGGGTGAAGGCCCTGCGCTTCATGGTCTGGATGGCGATTGTCTCTATGTTATTGATGGCTGCTCTCAACGAAGTGACCCACGTGCTGACGACATCGCGCATTCGTTATCTGATTGGCATGTGGCCCTTGTTAGCGATCTGGTTAGCGGTCGGGCTGGCCCATCTCAGCACTATTCAGTATGGGAAGCGCATCAGCAGCGGCCTGCTAGCCGTCTGGCTCGTCGTCGCGGTCTATGCCAACTTACAGCCCACCTTCTTAAGCGGCCTCAATCCAGACCCCTACCCACGCTGGCGCACCATCACCAACGCCATCGAGGACAGCACCCAACCCAATGATGTATTCGTGTTCCACGCTGGGGCGCTCGCGGACGAGGCATGGTACCCGATGGATTACGCTACGGCGGGCTTGGGCATACCCTCTTTTATTTCATTGGCGCTGTATGACGATACATCCCCAGAAAACCAGGCCTGGGCATGGGAACAAGTCGACACGGCACAGCGCATCTGGTACGGTGTCGATACAGGCGTCGATGCCGCCAATTGGCGCAATGACTTCGAAGCGATACTCAATACTGATTTCGTCTACTGTGGTTTGTTCGCCCAGGATGAACGACTACAACTCTGGCTGTATGCGCGGTCTGCGGCACACTGCCCCGGCGGAGGAGCCGTCGCTACCTTTGGCGAGGGGATCGCGCTTGCAGGCGTCGATGTGGCCCAAACGCCACAAACCCTGCGCGTTTCGCTCGGCTTTGATGTGGCCCAGGATGTCCCCTTGCACACATATTCAGCAGCCGTGCAACTCATCGGCGCAGATGGGCAGCCCGCAGCCCAGGCTGATGCGGGGCTGCCACCAGGGCACTATGCTACCGTGACGCTGAACGTCCCCTTGGATCAGGTCCAGGCGGGTGACTATGATATGGTCCTCATCATTTACAACTGGCAGACGCTGGAACGCCTGGGTGCGGCCTTCATTGATGAAGCATCCTCCGGCGATAGCCTGCTGTTGGATACCGTCACGATAGCGTCAGATGACGAGTAG
- the sdhA gene encoding succinate dehydrogenase flavoprotein subunit: protein MQKHQHEVIIVGAGGAGLMAALYASEGGADVAVVSKLYPTRSHTGAAQGGIGAALGNMDEDKPIYHAYDTIKGGDYLTDQAAAKVLAENAIDAVIELERYGLPFDRTPEMRISQRRFGGHTRNFGEELVHRACHAADRTGHMILQTLYQQCIKKQVNFFDEFQVVDLIVNDGVTCGVVAVELSTGEFHIFHGKAVLFATGGWGRCWSVTSNAHSLTGDGAAIALRRGVPMQDMEFFQFHPTGIYRMGILITEGVRGEGGVLLNDQGERFMNRYAPSVKDLASRDVVSRAIYDEVKSGRGIKGKNYVHLDIRPETVNKYFEEDGSDTRIDAQYVESKLPDILDFCRTYLGIDPVKEPMPVQPTAHYAMGGIPTNVDAEVLIDESGTVLPGLFAAGETACVSVHGANRLGTNSLVDLVVFGRRGGMKMGEYVKGVDWAPLPENAGEEVEAEFKRIRDSKGKTKAYELRAAMQQTMMDNVGVYRTEETMLQAVEDLKELRQRYYNDITIDDDGYKFNTDLMEAWELGCMLQLAEITAQSALRRTESRGAHSRDDYPDRDDENWMVHTLAYGSEDQQSSDYRLTADKPVDLSLWEEEKRDGVAPDKQKFKPKARVY, encoded by the coding sequence ATGCAGAAGCACCAACATGAAGTGATTATCGTTGGCGCTGGTGGTGCAGGCCTGATGGCTGCACTGTATGCCAGCGAAGGCGGCGCGGATGTCGCAGTCGTCAGTAAATTGTACCCAACACGCTCCCATACAGGGGCTGCTCAGGGCGGTATTGGTGCCGCCCTGGGCAATATGGATGAAGATAAGCCCATCTACCATGCCTATGACACCATCAAAGGTGGCGATTATCTGACAGATCAGGCTGCTGCCAAGGTCCTGGCGGAAAATGCCATTGACGCCGTGATCGAATTGGAGCGCTACGGTTTGCCGTTTGACCGCACGCCAGAGATGCGCATCAGTCAGCGCCGTTTTGGTGGGCATACGCGTAACTTCGGTGAAGAATTGGTGCATCGTGCTTGCCACGCCGCCGACCGCACCGGGCATATGATCTTGCAGACGCTCTATCAGCAGTGCATCAAAAAGCAGGTGAACTTCTTCGATGAATTTCAGGTTGTGGATCTGATCGTCAACGATGGCGTGACCTGCGGTGTGGTCGCTGTTGAGCTCTCTACTGGCGAGTTCCATATCTTCCACGGCAAGGCCGTTCTCTTCGCCACAGGTGGCTGGGGCCGCTGCTGGAGCGTGACGAGTAACGCACACAGCCTGACGGGTGACGGAGCTGCTATCGCGCTGCGCCGGGGCGTACCTATGCAGGATATGGAATTCTTCCAATTCCACCCGACGGGTATTTATCGCATGGGTATCCTCATCACGGAAGGTGTTCGTGGTGAAGGCGGCGTCCTGCTCAATGATCAGGGCGAACGCTTTATGAACCGCTATGCGCCGAGCGTGAAGGACCTTGCCAGCCGCGATGTCGTCAGCCGCGCGATTTACGATGAAGTGAAGAGCGGGCGTGGCATCAAAGGTAAGAATTACGTCCATCTCGATATTCGCCCTGAGACAGTGAACAAATACTTTGAAGAAGATGGCAGTGATACACGCATTGACGCGCAATATGTCGAGAGCAAGCTGCCGGACATCCTCGATTTCTGCCGGACGTATCTGGGGATCGACCCGGTTAAAGAGCCGATGCCCGTCCAGCCAACAGCCCACTATGCGATGGGTGGCATCCCCACAAATGTGGATGCGGAAGTCCTCATTGATGAAAGTGGCACGGTCTTACCTGGCTTATTTGCCGCTGGCGAAACAGCCTGTGTGAGCGTCCATGGCGCTAACCGCCTGGGGACCAACAGCCTCGTCGATCTGGTTGTGTTTGGTCGTCGCGGTGGTATGAAGATGGGCGAATACGTCAAAGGCGTTGATTGGGCACCGCTGCCAGAAAACGCAGGCGAAGAAGTCGAAGCAGAGTTCAAGCGCATCCGCGACAGCAAAGGCAAGACCAAAGCCTATGAATTGCGGGCTGCGATGCAGCAGACCATGATGGATAACGTCGGCGTCTACCGCACAGAAGAAACGATGTTGCAGGCAGTTGAGGACCTTAAGGAACTGCGCCAGCGCTACTATAACGACATCACAATTGACGATGATGGCTATAAGTTCAACACGGACTTGATGGAAGCCTGGGAATTGGGCTGTATGCTGCAATTGGCTGAAATCACTGCACAGAGTGCCCTGCGCCGCACAGAGAGCCGGGGCGCGCACAGCCGCGACGACTATCCAGATCGTGATGACGAAAATTGGATGGTGCACACGCTGGCATACGGTAGTGAAGACCAGCAAAGTTCAGATTACCGCCTGACAGCCGATAAGCCCGTTGATCTGTCGTTGTGGGAAGAAGAAAAGCGCGACGGTGTGGCACCGGATAAGCAAAAATTCAAACCAAAAGCACGTGTTTATTAA
- a CDS encoding transglycosylase domain-containing protein: protein MRRLFRYFKRHLRLIALGTGLVALLGAVFFYFWVFYDLPPVENVQAGLKLPSTRIYDRNGVLLYEISPPEQGRSTPLTLEQVPQHCIDAFIATEDANYWFHPGVDIEGILRALWINLRGGDVIAGGSTITQQTARLLLLDPNQQAERTLQRKLKEAVLAIQLQNATSKEDVLAMYLNQTYFGNLSYGLEAAARAYFSKSAMDLSLAECALLAGMAQNAVLHDPLSNFESAKERQEVALRLMTQQGYLTETQAASAGRDELQFGSTPFPIDAPHFVMAVWKQLERTYPDELYHGGLEVITTVDSTWQRTAQEIAQRQLTLLNHPPANVRVPANANNAAVVAMDPYTGQVLTMLGSPDYFNESIDGAVNAALALRQPGSALKPFTYAAAMNPDLPEPYTAATMILDVETPFITRKLESYTPSNYGQVEHGPVLVREALASSYNIPAVVALEHLGLRNFVAFVGNIGLSNLAQNTDVDLSITLGGGEVRLVDLVQAYSIFPNGGYRIEPQYILSVTTHDGDVLYQWKQQPLRQQVLDERIAYIISDILSDNNARIPSFGEVSPLQIGRPAAAKTGTTTDFRDNWVVGYTPNLVVGVWVGNADNTPMVEITGVSGAGPIYHQFMRRVLRGQPELTFERPEGLTRVEVCSLSGQLPTSACTLTHSEWFIPGTEPTEEDTFYQVFEIDRETGLLADDDTPPETIAEQTFIVLPQEARDWASHHGIAQPPTGAMVLAPDADDAVRLLEPDPYTVFEQSPIVPPETQRLRLTVGAPTGTQQVSYYMDDVSIGRVTEAPWTLWWVLDLGHHELVAEAVLADGTTQRSDPVPFTVVEYQPPQPHTVPVGQ, encoded by the coding sequence ATGAGACGATTATTCCGTTATTTCAAACGACATTTACGCTTGATCGCCCTGGGGACAGGCCTTGTTGCTTTATTAGGCGCAGTCTTTTTTTACTTCTGGGTTTTTTATGATTTGCCCCCTGTAGAAAATGTGCAGGCTGGCCTCAAGCTGCCAAGCACGCGCATTTATGATCGTAATGGTGTGCTGTTGTACGAAATCAGCCCACCGGAGCAGGGGCGCAGTACTCCCCTGACGCTGGAACAGGTCCCGCAGCATTGTATTGATGCCTTCATCGCGACAGAGGACGCCAATTACTGGTTCCATCCCGGCGTAGATATTGAGGGTATCCTACGCGCTTTGTGGATTAATTTGCGTGGTGGCGATGTGATCGCCGGGGGCAGCACGATTACCCAGCAGACCGCGCGCCTGCTGCTGCTGGACCCGAATCAACAAGCAGAGCGTACATTGCAGCGCAAATTGAAAGAAGCCGTCCTCGCCATCCAACTGCAAAACGCGACAAGCAAAGAAGATGTGCTGGCGATGTACCTCAACCAGACCTATTTTGGCAACCTGTCTTACGGCCTTGAAGCCGCTGCACGCGCTTACTTCAGCAAGTCAGCGATGGACCTCTCCTTAGCGGAATGTGCTTTGCTGGCCGGTATGGCACAGAATGCCGTGCTGCATGATCCACTCTCCAACTTTGAAAGCGCTAAGGAACGGCAGGAAGTCGCTTTGCGCTTGATGACGCAGCAGGGCTACCTCACAGAGACGCAGGCGGCCAGCGCGGGGCGCGATGAGTTGCAATTTGGTAGTACGCCCTTCCCGATTGATGCACCTCATTTCGTCATGGCTGTCTGGAAGCAGCTCGAACGTACTTACCCCGATGAACTCTATCATGGCGGGTTGGAAGTCATCACCACTGTGGATTCCACTTGGCAGCGTACAGCCCAGGAGATTGCTCAACGCCAGCTCACCCTGTTGAATCATCCGCCCGCCAATGTGCGTGTGCCTGCGAATGCCAATAATGCAGCTGTTGTCGCGATGGACCCATATACCGGGCAGGTGCTAACGATGTTGGGCAGCCCGGATTACTTCAACGAGAGCATTGATGGGGCGGTGAATGCGGCTCTGGCGCTGCGCCAGCCAGGGAGCGCGCTCAAGCCCTTTACGTATGCCGCCGCTATGAACCCCGATTTGCCGGAGCCATATACGGCCGCAACCATGATTTTGGATGTGGAGACGCCTTTCATCACGCGCAAGCTGGAGAGCTACACGCCGTCTAACTATGGGCAGGTTGAGCATGGGCCGGTGTTGGTCCGTGAAGCGCTGGCATCGTCTTATAACATCCCGGCTGTGGTGGCCCTGGAGCACCTGGGCCTGAGGAATTTTGTGGCATTTGTCGGCAATATCGGCCTGAGCAATCTGGCACAAAATACCGATGTCGATCTTTCGATCACGCTAGGCGGCGGCGAAGTGCGCCTAGTGGACCTTGTACAAGCCTATAGTATCTTCCCCAATGGGGGCTACCGCATCGAGCCACAGTATATCCTGAGTGTGACCACCCATGATGGCGATGTGCTGTATCAATGGAAGCAGCAGCCGCTGCGCCAGCAGGTGCTCGACGAGCGCATTGCTTACATTATCTCCGATATTCTGAGCGATAATAACGCCCGTATTCCCTCCTTTGGTGAGGTCAGCCCTTTGCAGATTGGCCGCCCGGCAGCGGCAAAGACGGGCACGACCACCGATTTCCGCGATAACTGGGTTGTGGGTTATACACCGAACCTGGTCGTGGGCGTGTGGGTCGGCAATGCAGATAACACGCCGATGGTCGAGATCACAGGTGTGAGCGGTGCCGGGCCGATCTATCATCAATTCATGCGGCGTGTCTTACGCGGCCAGCCTGAACTGACGTTTGAGCGTCCTGAAGGCCTGACACGCGTCGAAGTCTGTTCTTTGAGTGGTCAATTGCCCACCTCTGCCTGCACCCTGACGCACAGCGAGTGGTTCATCCCTGGGACGGAGCCGACAGAAGAAGATACGTTTTATCAGGTGTTTGAGATTGACCGCGAGACAGGCTTGTTGGCTGATGATGACACACCGCCTGAAACTATCGCTGAGCAGACGTTTATCGTGCTGCCGCAGGAAGCACGCGACTGGGCATCTCATCATGGCATTGCGCAACCGCCCACAGGGGCGATGGTGCTGGCACCGGACGCAGATGACGCGGTTCGTCTGCTGGAGCCAGACCCTTATACTGTGTTTGAGCAGTCGCCCATTGTGCCGCCAGAAACGCAGCGCCTGCGCCTGACTGTGGGCGCGCCTACAGGCACGCAGCAAGTCTCATACTATATGGACGATGTCTCTATTGGCAGGGTCACAGAAGCGCCATGGACGTTATGGTGGGTGCTGGATTTGGGGCATCATGAACTGGTCGCGGAAGCTGTTCTGGCAGATGGCACGACACAGCGTAGTGATCCGGTGCCGTTCACAGTGGTGGAATATCAGCCACCGCAGCCACATACTGTACCCGTCGGCCAGTAA
- a CDS encoding metallophosphoesterase → MSTFVIGDIHGCYDELQALLDKAALRADDTIIALGDLVNRGPKPAEVVRWLQETPQARSIQGNHDYYHIEAAHGRGAPKPATLLTRWDLNHDYDAAIATFETLPLYIELDEAVLLHGFYEPGVPLQEQRPGMLLGLDEEEAELKDRYDRPWYELYDGDKPLIVGHRDYTDEQKALIIEGRFYGIDTRCVYGGSLTGILLPEWRFISVPARSDHWSDLREKHGIKS, encoded by the coding sequence ATGAGCACTTTTGTGATCGGTGATATTCATGGTTGTTATGATGAACTGCAAGCCTTGCTCGATAAAGCAGCCCTGCGTGCCGATGATACGATTATCGCCCTGGGCGACCTCGTGAATCGTGGGCCGAAACCGGCGGAAGTCGTGCGCTGGCTGCAAGAGACGCCGCAGGCGCGCAGCATACAGGGCAATCATGATTATTACCATATCGAAGCCGCCCATGGGCGAGGTGCCCCTAAGCCTGCAACCCTGCTCACACGATGGGACCTCAACCACGATTATGATGCGGCTATTGCCACGTTTGAAACATTGCCACTGTATATTGAACTGGATGAAGCGGTACTGCTACACGGCTTTTATGAACCGGGTGTGCCTTTGCAAGAACAGCGTCCGGGGATGCTGCTGGGGCTGGATGAGGAAGAAGCTGAACTCAAAGACAGGTATGATCGTCCCTGGTATGAGCTTTACGACGGTGATAAGCCGTTGATCGTCGGCCATCGGGATTATACCGACGAGCAGAAAGCGCTCATCATCGAAGGCCGCTTTTATGGGATTGATACGCGTTGTGTATATGGCGGCTCCCTGACGGGCATCCTGCTGCCGGAATGGCGTTTTATCTCCGTGCCTGCCCGCAGCGACCATTGGAGCGACCTCCGAGAGAAACATGGCATCAAAAGCTAA
- a CDS encoding response regulator transcription factor, with protein MTGQYPMPGIGSLNLKVVLFDTDIYALQALNSYLAWDRRTRVTFMTREIDELWNYLRVMPPAEQPDILVLDADHLGGPDGLLATMRRVKDMSPGTEIVCMAQNLDDPMLALVAAEFGAKAYLLKHEVRLRIAWAICRTVEHDMIITPEVQRTTQGYANRRLYNAFILPEQRDYPEMTDRIRQAIRLCVIEGMPAHLAADEMGISLHTIRGYIKEGYRILESYDHHEYPTDMTPQERAFMRFTALADEF; from the coding sequence ATGACAGGTCAATATCCCATGCCCGGTATCGGCTCTCTCAACCTCAAGGTTGTCCTTTTCGACACGGATATCTACGCTCTACAAGCCCTCAATAGTTATCTCGCCTGGGACCGACGCACCCGCGTGACGTTCATGACGCGAGAAATTGACGAGCTGTGGAATTATTTACGGGTGATGCCACCAGCGGAACAACCCGACATCCTCGTCCTGGATGCAGATCATCTCGGTGGGCCAGATGGCCTGCTGGCGACAATGCGCCGCGTCAAAGACATGTCCCCAGGTACAGAAATTGTCTGCATGGCGCAAAACCTCGATGATCCCATGCTGGCCCTGGTCGCGGCGGAATTCGGCGCGAAGGCTTATTTGCTTAAGCATGAAGTCCGTTTGCGGATTGCCTGGGCCATCTGCCGCACAGTGGAACACGATATGATCATCACGCCAGAGGTACAGCGCACGACACAGGGATACGCCAATCGCCGCCTGTATAATGCCTTCATCTTGCCGGAACAACGCGACTACCCGGAAATGACCGACCGCATCCGGCAGGCAATCCGCCTATGTGTGATCGAAGGCATGCCCGCACACCTCGCCGCTGATGAGATGGGCATTAGCCTGCATACGATTCGCGGCTACATCAAAGAAGGGTATCGCATCCTGGAGTCTTACGATCATCACGAATACCCCACGGACATGACCCCCCAAGAACGGGCCTTCATGCGCTTCACCGCATTAGCCGATGAGTTCTAA
- a CDS encoding succinate dehydrogenase iron-sulfur subunit, producing the protein MADLTVTFKIRRQNPEIPGKEKPYWEEFTLTDVDPTDRVLEMLHRIKWEQDGTLSLRRSCAHGVCGSDAMRINGVNALACKVLIQDVGTEIMVEPILGLPVIKDLIVDMEPFFEHYRSVMPFFVNNDPPPADGRERLQTQADKDKFDDTTKCILCAACTTSCPSFWANGKYVGPAAIVQAHRFIFDTRDQAAKERLNILAEENGVWRCRTIYNCTPACPREIQVTKAIGEVKLAIMRGSTEGVVKVAEIH; encoded by the coding sequence ATGGCAGACTTGACGGTTACATTCAAGATTCGTCGCCAGAACCCGGAAATTCCCGGCAAAGAAAAACCCTATTGGGAAGAATTCACACTCACGGATGTGGACCCCACTGACCGTGTATTGGAAATGCTGCACCGCATCAAATGGGAGCAAGATGGCACGCTCAGCTTGCGCCGTTCCTGTGCACATGGCGTTTGTGGGTCGGATGCGATGCGCATCAACGGCGTGAACGCTCTGGCCTGTAAGGTGCTCATTCAAGATGTAGGCACTGAAATTATGGTTGAGCCGATCCTGGGCTTGCCCGTCATTAAAGACCTGATCGTCGACATGGAGCCCTTCTTTGAGCATTACCGCAGTGTGATGCCCTTCTTCGTCAATAATGATCCGCCTCCGGCGGATGGGCGTGAACGCCTGCAAACGCAAGCGGATAAAGATAAGTTTGATGATACGACCAAGTGCATTCTTTGCGCCGCCTGCACGACGTCTTGCCCGTCCTTCTGGGCGAATGGCAAATACGTTGGCCCAGCGGCGATTGTCCAGGCACATCGCTTTATCTTCGACACGCGCGACCAGGCCGCGAAAGAACGCCTCAACATCCTGGCGGAAGAAAATGGCGTGTGGCGCTGCCGCACGATCTACAACTGCACGCCCGCTTGCCCGCGCGAAATCCAGGTCACCAAGGCGATTGGCGAAGTGAAACTGGCGATCATGCGGGGCAGCACAGAAGGTGTTGTCAAAGTCGCAGAAATTCACTGA
- the sdhC gene encoding succinate dehydrogenase, cytochrome b556 subunit, producing MASLVMTVRETMRYRGSIGQWSWVLHRITGLGVVLFLVIHVIDTSWAIFYPALYEEAIASYQSPLFTIGEFALVACVIYHAFNGLRISIFDFRPDLWKYQQRAAWYVLGASIVVLVPVFLGMGSHVIEHYSEEGVFVQGIGDVIAGQAPFIAGMVAAVIAALIIGGIWNAVVGGEEVTVSAKHQGSKLERFWWSFMRVSGLLIIPLVFGHLALAHIIQGVFDLTLMGATVAGVPVTGTALSPGVVSDIANTSLATILNGLNDTGTATEYVLERWSFLLGGMAIWRVYDILLLVLVSLHGFNGLRYVLTDYTMKYPVLRRASIVLTIIGGITLVVVGGSALLTTVEADAIHTAQESICEINPVHADYCNPGE from the coding sequence GTGGCTTCTTTAGTCATGACGGTCAGAGAGACGATGCGTTATCGCGGCTCTATTGGTCAATGGAGTTGGGTGCTGCATCGTATCACGGGCCTGGGAGTTGTTTTATTCCTGGTGATCCACGTCATCGATACGTCCTGGGCGATTTTTTACCCGGCTCTATACGAAGAAGCAATTGCTTCTTATCAATCGCCATTATTTACAATCGGTGAGTTCGCCCTCGTCGCCTGTGTGATTTACCATGCCTTCAATGGCTTACGCATAAGTATTTTTGATTTCAGACCTGATTTGTGGAAGTATCAACAGCGCGCTGCCTGGTATGTTTTAGGGGCGAGCATCGTGGTGCTGGTGCCGGTTTTCCTCGGTATGGGCAGCCACGTCATTGAACATTACAGCGAAGAAGGCGTCTTCGTACAGGGTATTGGTGATGTCATCGCAGGCCAGGCCCCATTTATTGCGGGCATGGTCGCGGCTGTTATCGCAGCGTTGATCATTGGCGGCATCTGGAATGCGGTTGTCGGTGGTGAAGAAGTCACCGTCAGCGCCAAGCACCAGGGGAGCAAGTTGGAGCGCTTCTGGTGGTCCTTCATGCGCGTTAGCGGTCTGCTCATTATCCCGCTCGTTTTCGGCCATCTGGCCCTGGCACATATTATCCAGGGTGTGTTTGATCTGACGTTGATGGGTGCGACCGTCGCGGGTGTCCCGGTGACAGGCACCGCCCTCAGCCCTGGTGTCGTCTCCGATATAGCTAATACATCCCTGGCGACCATCCTCAACGGCTTGAATGATACCGGCACCGCGACGGAATATGTTCTGGAGCGCTGGAGCTTCTTGTTGGGCGGGATGGCAATCTGGCGTGTTTACGACATTTTGCTGCTGGTCCTGGTCTCGCTGCACGGCTTTAATGGCCTGCGTTATGTGTTGACCGATTACACGATGAAGTACCCCGTTTTGCGCCGAGCCAGCATTGTGCTGACGATCATCGGCGGTATTACCCTGGTTGTTGTGGGTGGCAGTGCTTTGCTCACAACAGTGGAAGCGGATGCGATCCACACCGCGCAGGAGTCTATCTGCGAGATTAACCCCGTACACGCGGACTACTGCAACCCGGGCGAATAG
- a CDS encoding FmdB family zinc ribbon protein, protein MPSYDFRCKNCGAEFDLFYKSYAAYDEATPTCPNCSSADLARVIRRVSVQAAPHDYARMSSNEMLNVMESGDSKQVDAMFKQVAGGAADPRAGVPFHEEAKKRTGKQSEKQPKKNSSPAD, encoded by the coding sequence ATGCCAAGCTATGACTTCCGCTGCAAGAACTGCGGCGCTGAATTTGATCTCTTCTATAAATCCTACGCGGCCTATGATGAGGCGACCCCCACTTGCCCGAACTGTAGCAGCGCAGACCTCGCCCGCGTCATCCGGCGTGTGAGCGTGCAGGCAGCCCCACACGATTATGCGCGTATGTCATCCAATGAGATGTTGAACGTGATGGAAAGTGGCGATAGCAAACAGGTCGATGCTATGTTTAAACAGGTGGCAGGTGGTGCGGCTGATCCGCGTGCCGGGGTCCCGTTCCATGAAGAGGCGAAGAAACGGACCGGGAAACAATCAGAGAAGCAGCCCAAAAAGAACAGTTCCCCGGCTGACTAA